AGCTGAAATGTGTGTTTGTGATATCGCTGTATTACTTAACATGACACAATCAGCAATTTCCCATCAGCTGAGAGTCTTAAAACAAGCTAATTTAGTGAAAAACAGAAAAGAAGGCAAAGTAGTATATTATTCATTAGTTGATGATCATGTAAGAGAAATATTTGACCAAGGTCTAATTCATATCAACGAGAAGTAGTAATGCGGTAGAATAGAATATTTTTTGAAGATATTTGGGCATATATTTAAGTCTTCTTTTCAAATGAGCAATGCTTCAAGAAAATTTGAAAAAGACTTTTAGTATTCAAAATAAAATTACAAATAATATTTAGGAGGATTTAATAATGAAAAAGAAATTTATACTTGAAGGTTTAGATTGTGCAAATTGCGCGGCAAAAATGGAAAAGGCTATTAATGAGCTTGATGGAGT
This window of the Negativicoccus succinicivorans genome carries:
- a CDS encoding ArsR/SmtB family transcription factor; its protein translation is MTKKFNSIERCDCNVIHEDIVNQVRDKMPQEESLYDLAELFKVFGDSTRIRILWVLHEAEMCVCDIAVLLNMTQSAISHQLRVLKQANLVKNRKEGKVVYYSLVDDHVREIFDQGLIHINEK